In Neisseria brasiliensis, the following proteins share a genomic window:
- a CDS encoding M20 aminoacylase family protein, with protein MSHLQTLQQREEEFTRLRRQIHQHPELGFEEQRTSDIIADLLQQWGYEVHRGLAKTGVVGTLKNGDGNKTIGLRADMDALPIHEESTHDWRSKIDGKFHGCGHDGHTTILLAAAQRLAETRNFNGTLRVIFQPAEELLYGGRVMLDDGLFDLFPCDMIFGLHNMPKMKTGEFYFREGSAMASSDTIHIHIQGVGGHGAMPESGIDATLVACHITIALQSIVSRNVSPLDQAVVTVGCIQSGDAPNVVNGKALMKLTVRTLKPELRELVCRRISEIAQAQASSFGATATIEHINGCPPLINGAEATRFAREVATELFGAEKVHTAPPLMGSEDFAFMLEANPNGNYCFVGNGDEPGACMVHNPLYDFNDEIIVPAAAYWCALTEKYLR; from the coding sequence ATGAGCCATCTGCAAACGCTGCAACAAAGAGAAGAAGAATTTACCCGCCTTCGCCGCCAAATCCACCAACACCCTGAACTTGGTTTTGAAGAACAACGCACCAGCGACATCATTGCCGATTTGCTTCAGCAATGGGGCTATGAAGTGCATCGCGGTTTGGCCAAAACCGGTGTGGTCGGTACATTAAAAAACGGCGACGGCAATAAAACCATCGGCTTGCGTGCGGATATGGATGCACTGCCGATTCATGAAGAAAGCACGCACGATTGGCGAAGTAAAATAGACGGCAAATTTCACGGCTGCGGCCATGATGGACACACCACCATTTTATTGGCAGCGGCTCAACGTTTGGCAGAAACCCGTAATTTCAACGGCACTTTACGCGTCATCTTCCAACCTGCGGAAGAATTGCTCTACGGCGGCCGTGTGATGCTGGATGACGGTTTGTTTGATTTGTTTCCTTGCGACATGATTTTCGGCTTACACAATATGCCGAAAATGAAAACCGGTGAATTTTACTTCCGCGAAGGCTCGGCGATGGCGTCATCGGATACGATTCATATTCACATTCAAGGTGTCGGTGGTCATGGTGCCATGCCCGAATCCGGCATCGATGCCACCTTGGTTGCCTGCCACATCACCATTGCCCTGCAAAGCATCGTATCACGCAATGTTAGCCCGCTCGATCAAGCCGTGGTGACTGTGGGCTGTATTCAATCGGGCGATGCGCCCAATGTGGTCAACGGAAAAGCCTTGATGAAGCTGACTGTGCGCACTTTGAAGCCGGAATTGCGCGAATTGGTGTGCCGTCGCATCAGTGAAATTGCTCAAGCGCAGGCCAGCAGCTTCGGCGCGACTGCCACCATCGAACACATCAACGGCTGCCCGCCTTTAATCAACGGCGCTGAAGCCACACGCTTTGCCCGAGAAGTGGCCACCGAATTATTTGGTGCAGAAAAAGTACATACCGCGCCGCCATTGATGGGCAGCGAAGATTTTGCCTTCATGCTGGAAGCCAATCCCAATGGTAATTATTGTTTTGTCGGCAACGGCGACGAACCGGGCGCGTGTATGGTGCACAATCCACTTTATGATTTCAATGACGAGATTATCGTGCCGGCGGCAGCTTATTGGTGCGCTTTAACTGAAAAATATTTACGCTAA
- a CDS encoding LutB/LldF family L-lactate oxidation iron-sulfur protein translates to MSSQTIQFHMKPETFKQNTAISLQDKPLRKSLRTAMDMLMTKRKAVLSDEEELQTLRDLCEHIRQRSLSRLPDLLEQLEANLTRLGVKVHWAETPAEACTIIHNIMNAHNGKLMVKGKSMVSEEIELNHYLEDNGIRAVESDLGEFIVQMAGEKPTHIVMPAIHKTKEQVSELFHQNLDTPLTDDVDQLTGFARMALRDIYRTADVGLSGVNFAVAETGTLCLVENEGNGRLSTTVPPVHIAITGIEKVVAKLSDVPPLYSLLPRSAIGQNITTYFNMITGPRRSEELDGPQEMHLVLLDNGRTQAYAEDQMRRTLQCIRCGACMNHCPVYTRIGGAAYGTTYPGPIGEILSPHLLGLESTSDLPTACSMCGACVEVCPVRIPITEQMQRLRVEAQRSPSEVVPHPIRGQGASHTFGEQMAWRTFNGIFSGKKAYRAFGWAATKFRALTPNKQLGWTDSRVPMKPAKKTLHEMMAEKQRQS, encoded by the coding sequence ATGAGCAGCCAAACCATCCAATTTCACATGAAGCCGGAAACCTTCAAGCAAAACACCGCTATTTCATTGCAGGACAAACCCTTGCGTAAAAGCCTGCGCACGGCAATGGATATGCTGATGACCAAGCGCAAAGCCGTGTTGTCAGACGAAGAAGAATTGCAAACCCTGCGCGATTTGTGTGAACACATCCGCCAACGCTCACTCTCCCGCCTGCCTGATTTGCTGGAGCAGCTCGAAGCCAACCTGACCCGCTTGGGTGTAAAAGTGCATTGGGCGGAAACGCCTGCCGAAGCCTGCACCATCATTCACAATATTATGAATGCCCACAACGGCAAACTGATGGTCAAAGGCAAATCCATGGTCAGCGAAGAAATCGAGCTGAACCATTATTTGGAAGACAACGGCATTCGTGCGGTAGAAAGCGATTTGGGCGAATTTATCGTTCAGATGGCCGGTGAAAAACCGACCCACATCGTGATGCCTGCCATCCATAAAACCAAAGAGCAAGTCAGCGAATTGTTCCATCAAAATTTGGATACGCCGCTGACCGATGACGTTGACCAGCTTACCGGCTTTGCCCGCATGGCCTTGCGCGATATTTACCGCACTGCCGACGTGGGCTTGAGCGGCGTGAACTTTGCCGTCGCCGAAACCGGTACCTTGTGTTTGGTTGAAAACGAAGGCAACGGTCGCTTATCGACTACCGTGCCACCAGTGCATATTGCCATTACCGGCATTGAAAAAGTGGTGGCCAAATTGTCGGACGTGCCGCCGCTGTATAGCTTGCTGCCACGTTCGGCCATCGGTCAAAACATCACCACTTATTTCAACATGATTACCGGCCCGCGCCGCAGCGAAGAGTTGGACGGCCCGCAGGAAATGCACTTGGTGTTACTCGACAACGGCCGCACGCAAGCCTATGCCGAAGACCAAATGCGCCGCACTTTGCAATGTATCCGTTGCGGTGCGTGTATGAACCACTGTCCGGTGTACACCCGTATCGGCGGCGCAGCTTACGGCACCACCTATCCGGGCCCGATTGGTGAAATCCTGTCGCCGCACCTGCTCGGATTGGAAAGCACCAGCGATCTGCCGACTGCGTGCAGTATGTGTGGCGCTTGTGTGGAAGTATGTCCGGTACGCATCCCGATTACCGAGCAAATGCAACGTCTGCGCGTAGAAGCCCAGCGCTCGCCAAGCGAAGTAGTTCCGCATCCGATTCGCGGCCAAGGTGCATCGCATACCTTTGGTGAACAAATGGCATGGCGCACGTTTAACGGCATTTTCAGCGGCAAAAAAGCCTACCGTGCTTTTGGCTGGGCAGCGACCAAATTCCGCGCCTTAACCCCAAATAAACAATTGGGCTGGACGGATAGCCGCGTGCCGATGAAACCGGCAAAGAAAACCCTACATGAAATGATGGCGGAAAAACAACGCCAATCATAA
- a CDS encoding LutC/YkgG family protein: MSARDNILTKLRKADAYPMIEPNTADYYRQNEITWENETARLKHWAVTMRAVKTEIYWVTRDNWPQVFRQAAEEKGLKNILLPLQTADGLKAQAALEGSNIEALSFDLKIEEWKDEFFQQIDAGFSGSKCGIARTGTIMLESSPEQPRSLSLVPPVHFCLFDTSKMYGEFHHAVEGEKLVENGMPTNVILISGPSKTADIQLTLAYGAHGPRDLVVLAILPDHISPADLEETV; encoded by the coding sequence ATGAGCGCACGCGACAATATTCTGACCAAGCTGAGAAAAGCCGATGCCTACCCGATGATTGAGCCGAACACCGCTGATTACTACCGCCAAAACGAAATAACTTGGGAAAACGAAACCGCCCGTCTGAAACATTGGGCAGTGACCATGCGCGCGGTGAAAACCGAGATTTATTGGGTGACCCGCGACAATTGGCCGCAAGTGTTCCGCCAAGCGGCAGAAGAAAAAGGCCTGAAAAATATTTTATTGCCATTACAAACTGCAGACGGCCTCAAAGCCCAAGCCGCCTTGGAAGGCAGCAACATCGAAGCCTTGTCGTTCGACCTTAAAATCGAAGAGTGGAAAGACGAATTTTTCCAGCAAATCGATGCCGGTTTCAGCGGCTCAAAATGCGGCATCGCCCGCACCGGCACTATCATGCTGGAATCCAGCCCCGAGCAACCACGCAGCTTGAGCTTGGTGCCACCTGTGCATTTCTGCCTGTTTGACACCAGCAAAATGTATGGTGAATTTCACCATGCCGTTGAAGGCGAAAAACTGGTTGAAAACGGTATGCCGACCAACGTGATTCTCATCTCCGGCCCATCGAAAACCGCCGATATCCAATTAACGCTGGCCTACGGTGCACACGGCCCGCGCGATTTGGTTGTGCTGGCGATTCTGCCTGATCACATTTCACCTGCCGATTTGGAGGAAACCGTATGA
- a CDS encoding (Fe-S)-binding protein, with translation MSVKTPTPIIRFDSVPTDAYFFGTCVLDIFMPEAGMDAMTLIEQQGIRTHFPMNQSCCGQPAYSSGHPQEAFEVAKAQLDLFPENWPIVVPSGSCGGMMKHHWPTLFKGTPYEAKAKDIAERVIEFTHFLLAIGYHPEDKGAPVKVAVHTSCAARREMNVHLSGWELIDGMENVERIVHDHESECCGFGGTFSVKHPDISGAMVSDKVAALKETQATEIISADCGCMMNIGGKIAKDEPNMPAPKHIATFLLERTGGKA, from the coding sequence ATGAGCGTAAAAACCCCTACCCCCATTATCCGTTTCGACAGCGTGCCGACCGATGCCTATTTCTTCGGCACCTGCGTTCTCGACATCTTCATGCCCGAAGCCGGCATGGATGCCATGACCTTAATCGAGCAGCAAGGCATTCGCACCCATTTCCCGATGAATCAAAGCTGCTGCGGCCAACCTGCTTATTCTTCAGGCCATCCGCAAGAAGCATTTGAAGTAGCCAAAGCGCAATTGGATCTGTTTCCTGAAAACTGGCCGATTGTTGTGCCGTCTGGCTCATGCGGCGGCATGATGAAACACCATTGGCCAACTTTGTTTAAAGGCACGCCGTACGAAGCGAAAGCCAAAGACATCGCCGAGCGCGTTATCGAATTTACCCATTTTCTCTTAGCCATCGGCTATCACCCTGAAGACAAAGGTGCACCAGTAAAAGTGGCGGTTCATACTTCTTGCGCCGCACGTCGTGAAATGAATGTACATCTTTCCGGCTGGGAATTAATTGACGGCATGGAAAATGTCGAACGCATCGTGCACGACCACGAAAGTGAGTGTTGCGGTTTTGGCGGCACATTCTCGGTTAAGCATCCCGACATTTCCGGTGCCATGGTCAGCGATAAAGTCGCCGCATTGAAAGAAACCCAAGCCACTGAAATCATCAGTGCCGACTGCGGCTGCATGATGAACATCGGCGGCAAAATTGCCAAAGATGAACCCAACATGCCGGCACCGAAACACATTGCCACCTTCTTATTAGAACGCACCGGAGGCAAAGCATGA